Proteins from a single region of Rhodothermales bacterium:
- a CDS encoding GNAT family N-acetyltransferase has protein sequence MTPPDRSGVAYRQAGAADAPAIASLWRALMDEHTAADTRFVLAPDAARRWANDVRAWLSDTSHRFVLAEIDDRPVGFIHGHRWRPIPLYDTVLEVFIGELYVMVDERRAGIGGRLLTELHAWARDEGAVRLRLGVLAANAGAAGFWETSGARPLAVEYTIELKSADRPAPEKRRPFGFFSGT, from the coding sequence ATGACGCCTCCGGACCGGTCAGGCGTCGCCTATCGACAAGCCGGCGCGGCCGACGCGCCGGCTATCGCCTCGTTGTGGCGCGCTCTGATGGACGAACACACGGCGGCGGACACGCGGTTCGTTCTCGCGCCGGACGCCGCCCGGCGCTGGGCGAACGATGTGCGCGCCTGGCTGTCGGATACCAGCCATCGATTCGTGCTGGCGGAGATCGACGATCGGCCGGTGGGCTTCATCCATGGGCACCGCTGGCGACCGATCCCTTTATACGACACGGTGCTGGAGGTCTTCATCGGCGAACTGTATGTCATGGTGGACGAGCGGCGGGCGGGTATCGGCGGCCGGCTCCTCACGGAGCTTCACGCCTGGGCTCGCGACGAAGGGGCGGTTCGGTTGCGCCTTGGGGTGCTGGCCGCCAACGCCGGCGCCGCTGGTTTCTGGGAAACGAGCGGCGCCCGGCCGCTCGCGGTGGAGTATACGATCGAGCTTAAATCGGCCGATCGGCCTGCGCCGGAAAAGCGCCGACCGTTCGGGTTTTTTTCTGGAACCTGA